CTCACTGACCTTCGCCTGGCGCGGGTTGGGCTCGTGACTCACCATGACCTCGATCCGCTGGACCCGCGGATCGAGCTGGGGAACCTTCGAGAGCTTGCTCTCGACGTAGTCCCTCAGTCGATCGGAGACGTTGACGTTGCGTCCGGTGATGGCAATTTCCACGGAGTCCTCCTGGGACATCGGTGCTGCATGAAGGCCGCCTGGCGAGGGCGTGTCAGCCGGGGCACCACCTCCGTTCCCGTGCCGGCGGGGCCGTTGGTACGGCAGAGGACGCGAGGGGCCGCTGCGACGTACCGGTTGTCCGGTCCACAACGGGGCCCATGACGACACGTTAGTCCGGACCCGGGCGGAACGGTAGAGCGGACGTCGGCGATCGGTGCGGCGTCACCATCGCCACCGCGAGATCGACCCGGGACGCGCCCGCCTCGAGAAGCGCGCGGCGCCCCTCGGTCAGGGTCGCTCCGGAGGTGAGCACGTCATCGACGAGCACGACGTGCCGCCCCCGGATCCGGTGTGGACGGCGGGTGGTCATCGCTCCGTCGAGATTCGCCAGCCGCGCGGCCCGGTCCAACCCGGCCTGGTCCGCGGTGCCCCGACCCAGATCCAGCCCCGCCTCGACGGCGACGTCCGAGCCGAGCAGGCGGGCAGCCCGACGCGCCAGCAGCAGCATGGGCCGGTCCCCGCGTCGTCGGATGGCGGCCGGAGAGGACGGGACGGGTACGACCAGGGCAGGGCCACCGGAGTCACCGGAACCGCCCTGCGGCACGGCCCTGCGGACG
The DNA window shown above is from Janibacter sp. A1S7 and carries:
- a CDS encoding ComF family protein, which produces MGLGSVLAAAGDLVLPDSCAGCGRPGVTVCTGCRAQLCDLALPVLGPLAPYPVPAGWPGCYATLRYAGVAASLARAFKDEDRRDLVDVLGRLLADAVRRAVPQGGSGDSGGPALVVPVPSSPAAIRRRGDRPMLLLARRAARLLGSDVAVEAGLDLGRGTADQAGLDRAARLANLDGAMTTRRPHRIRGRHVVLVDDVLTSGATLTEGRRALLEAGASRVDLAVAMVTPHRSPTSALPFRPGPD